A region from the Vicia villosa cultivar HV-30 ecotype Madison, WI linkage group LG3, Vvil1.0, whole genome shotgun sequence genome encodes:
- the LOC131661130 gene encoding probable pectinesterase/pectinesterase inhibitor 51: protein MTNTHLRKPFKQLHIPIFTSTLFLLSMATLSFLFLFLCLSISHSHSSLNLHIQQACKSTRFPHQCQISLSSHSHNLPSNPNPLHIIHSAISLSSLNLNIAQSLLNSILDASAGNQTRVNVAKSCLQAFQYSHHRTSLTIDALSRGRIKDARAFMTAALSYQYNCWSGLKYANDTSLVFKTMSFLESLTGLSSNALSMILSYDLFGNDTDSWRPPRTERDGFWEDSGSGVFGPGPSVPGNLTPDVKVCKDVGNGCYGTIQEAVDAAPDNVDVGGGRRFVIHIKKGVYEETVRIPLRKRNVVFLGDGIGKTVITGSASVGLQKGMTTYDSATVGVVGDGFMAKDLTFENTAGANAHQAVAFRSDSDLSVIENCEFIGNQDTLYAHSLRQFYKSCRIIGNVDFIFGNSASFFQDCEILVQPRQARPKKGENNAITAHGRTDPAQSTGFVFHNCMINGTEKYMELYYDKPKVHKNYLGRPWKEYSRTVFINSFMEALITPQGWMPWTGDFGLNTLYYGEINNSGPGSNLTKRVSWSSQVPAEHVYTYSVQGFIQGDDWDSRISY, encoded by the exons ATGACCAACACCCATCTCAGAAAACCCTTTAAACAACTCCACATCCCAATCTTCACATCCACCCTCTTCCTCCTCTCCATGGCAACCCtctccttcctcttcctcttcctctgtcTCTCCATCTCCCACTCTCACTCCTCCCTCAATCTCCACATCCAACAAGCCTGCAAATCAACCCGCTTCCCTCACCAATGCCAAATCTCCCTCTCCTCACATTCCCACAACCTTCCCTCAAACCCTAACCCCCTCCACATCATCCATTCCGCAATCTCACTCTCTTCCTTAAACCTTAATATCGCTCAATCATTGCTGAATTCCATCCTAGACGCTTCCGCAGGCAACCAAACCCGCGTCAATGTCGCCAAAAGCTGCCTCCAGGCTTTTCAATACTCTCACCATAGAACCTCTCTTACCATTGACGCGCTCTCACGTGGCAGAATCAAAGACGCACGTGCCTTCATGACTGCCGCATTGTCTTATCAGTATAACTGCTGGTCCGGTCTTAAATACGCTAACGACACTTCGTTGGTTTTTAAAACGATGTCGTTTCTTGAATCTCTTACCGGCCTCTCCAGCAATGCTCTTAGCATGATTCTCTCTTATGATCTCTTTGGTAATGATACTGATTCATGGAGGCCGCCTCGCACTGAGCGCGACGGTTTTTGGGAGGATTCGGGGTCGGGTGTGTTCGGGCCGGGACCCTCGGTGCCTGGGAATCTTACGCCGGATGTTAAGGTGTGTAAGGACGTGGGCAATGGGTGTTACGGAACGATTCAGGAAGCGGTTGATGCCGCGCCTGATAATGTGGATGTTGGTGGAGGGAGGAGATTTGTGATACATATAAAGAAAGGGGTTTATGAAGAGACGGTTAGGATTCCGTTGAGGAAGAGGAATGTTGTGTTTTTGGGGGATGGCATTGGTAAGACTGTCATCACTGGCTCTGCAAGTGTCGGACTACAAAAGGGGATGACAACGTATGACTCCGCCACCGTAG GGGTTGTTGGCGATGGATTCATGGCGAAGGATCTCACATTCGAAAACACAGCAGGTGCTAATGCACACCAAGCAGTAGCATTCAGATCAGACAGTGATCTTTCTGTTATTGAGAATTGTGAATTCATAGGCAATCAAGATACTCTCTATGCTCATTCCCTGCGTCAGTTTTATAAATCTTGTCGTATCATAGGTAATGTGGACTTCATATTTGGAAACTCAGCTTCATTCTTCCAAGACTGTGAAATCCTAGTCCAGCCTAGGCAAGCAAGGCCAAAGAAAGGGGAGAACAATGCCATTACTGCACATGGCAGAACAGACCCTGCTCAGTCGACAGGTTTTGTTTTTCACAATTGCATGATTAATGGTACCGAAAAATATATGGAGTTGTATTACGACAAGCCTAAAGTACACAAGAACTATCTCGGAAGGCCATGGAAGGAGTATTCTAGAACAGTTTTTATTAATTCGTTCATGGAAGCCTTAATCACACCACAGGGTTGGATGCCATGGACTGGAGATTTTGGACTGAATACCCTCTACTATGGGGAAATCAACAACTCTGGACCTGGTTCTAATTTGACTAAGAGAGTGTCCTGGAGTAGCCAGGTTCCTGCTGAACATGTGTACACGTATTCAGTgcagggttttattcaaggaGATGATTGGGATAGCCGGATCAGTTATTAG